Proteins from a genomic interval of Papaver somniferum cultivar HN1 chromosome 4, ASM357369v1, whole genome shotgun sequence:
- the LOC113272821 gene encoding uncharacterized protein LOC113272821, with protein MGEDRVQFASLNWGFFIINLQSQEDKTKILEAEKWIVAQQNLTLMEWYPSFEHKQRSSRATVWVKFSGLPIEFWIEKTLLSMGKTLGTPIVVDQRTLAHEYGHFASILIDIDFAELDTDGIHVSCSIIGHSDSECRKKNKNSAKVNDSSRQLVLVPNLNAQTNPEVGKEWHEAKRKKKGKKSPTIPVVLETSTVVGIGQSSVANPVVSISDVVEMEQQLQDEFAESETALRLASAIFEKKIKPY; from the exons ATGGGTGAAGATCGTGTTCAATTTGCGTCATTGAATTGgggtttcttcatcatcaatttaCAGTCACAAGAAGATAAGACAAAGATTTTAGAAGCAGAAAAATGGATTGTTGCGCAACAAAATCTGACTTTAATGGAATGGTACCCTAGTTTTGAACATAAGCAACGATCTTCTCGTGCTACAGTCTGGGTTAAATTCTCTGGATTACCTATTGAGTTTTGGATTGAAAAAACTCTTTTGTCCATGGGTAAAACCCTAGGTACTCCTATTGTGGTCGACCAGAGAACTTTAGCTCATGAATATGGGCACTTTGCTTctattttgattgatattgattttgctgAACTAGatactgatggtattcatgtttCT TGCAGCATTATTGGGCACTCTGATTCTGAATGTCGCAAGAAGAATAAGAATTCAGCTAAAGTTAATGACAGTTCGCGACAGCTTGTTTTAGTTCCTAATCTGAATGCTCAGACTAATCCTGAAGTTGGTAAGGAGTGGCATGAGGCTAAAcgaaagaagaaaggaaagaaatctCCCACTATCCCTGTTGTCCTTGAAACATCAACCGTTGTTGGGATAGGTCAGTCCTCAGTTGCGAATCCAGTTGTGAGCATTTCAGACGTTGTTGAGATGGAACAACAGTTGCAAGATGAATTTGCAGAATCTGAAACTGCTTTGCGTTTGGCTTCTGcaatttttgagaaaaaaatcaaGCCATATTAG
- the LOC113272822 gene encoding uncharacterized protein LOC113272822 — MNLVIGWMTTIFLKLILWVASSLGPIDNRVIAVSSASWIEKFENWRCKALPREVSNHYNLIGYPFKVPRPQRAPFMVQKMWFLHGDFLCMVSESWNAPAYGSPDFIYPYKLKRLKIAMKDWNLRTFVNMHSRLKQDQLRFETAALISDEDPSNIVNLNAMKDAMATLSETRLQHVTMLKQKSRNNWLVEGSNKFNDKELDIESDLFDFEHDSISIKESQTMDKIPSPDEIKQAVFDLGANSAPGTDGFSGCFYRHCWDIIQEDLIKAIVQCWNTGHIPNGILATRLCSILDKLVSEEQVAFMKGRNIHENISLASEMLNELHFKLKDGNIGFKLDISQDFDTSGGLFQNYRGLHQGDPISPLIFVLIEDVLSRNITKLFRNKKMTHMVTRGGVSPSHLFFADDIMIFCKDNTKSLHNLVDLLGKYQRASDQTVCRQKSKIYYGGGSSSWCTYLANYLGMSIATFPDRYLGVQIMPGIVRYRHICNVVEKIKNQLAGWKGRLLFFFFDKSKMY, encoded by the exons ATGAAtttagtgattggatggatgacaacaatctttttgaagctgattcttTGGGTAGCAAGTTCACTTGGACCAATAGACAATCGGGTAATAGCCGTATCATCAGCAAGTTGGATAGAGaagtttgagaattggcggtgtaaagctcttcctagggaagtttccaaCCATTATAATCTTATTGGTTATCCTTTCAAGGTTCCTAGGCCTCAACGAGCTCCTTTCATGGTTCAAAAGATGTGGTTCTTACATGGAGATTTTCTTTGTATGGTTAGTGAAAGTTGGAATGCTCCAGCTTATGGGTCTCCAGATTTTATATACCCTTACAAATTGAAGCGGCTGAAGATTGCGATGAAGGATTGGAATCTCAGGACCTTTGTTAACATGCATTCTCGTTTGAAACAAGACCAACTTCGTTTCGAGACTGCGGCTCTTATTTCTGATGAAGATCCAAGTAATATTGTTAATCTGAATGCCATGAAAGACGCTATGGCCACTTTAAGTGAGACTCGCTTACAACATGTGACTATGCTCAAGCAAAAATCTCGTAACAATTGGTTGGTGGAGGGATCGA ACAAATTCAACGACAAGGAGTTGGATATTGAAAGTGATTTATTTGATTTTGAACATGATTCCATTTCTATTAAAGAGAGCCAAACCATGGACAAGATTCCTTCTCCGGATGAAATAAAGCAAGCTGTTTTTGATTTGGGGGCGAATAGTGCGCCGGGGAcggatggtttctctggttgtttctatcGTCATTGCTGGGATATTATTCAAGAGGATTTAATCAAGGCCATTGTTCAATGTTGGAATACTGGTCATATTCCAAATGGT attctAGCTACTAGACTTTGTAGCATTTTAGACAAACTTGTGTCTGAAGAGCAGGTTGCCTTTATGAAagggagaaatattcatgaaaatattagttTGGCGTCGGAGATGTTAAATGAGCTTCATTTTAAGCTTAAGGATGGCAACATTGGTTTCAAGCTAGATATTTCTCAGGATTTTGACACG tccggagggttatttcaaaaTTATAGAGGTTTGCATCAAGGAGATCCCATTTCTCCCTTGATTTTCGTCTTGATTGAAGACGTTCTAAGCAGAAATATTACGAAACTTTTTCGTAATAAAAAGATGACTCATATGGTTACAAGAGGTGGTGTTTCTCCttctcatcttttctttgctgatgacattatgattttttgtaaagatAATACTAAAAGTCTACATAATCTTGTGGATTTACTGGGTAAATACCAGCGTGCTTCGGATCAGActgtttgtcgtcaaaagagtaagatttattatggtggtggttcttcgAGTTGGTGTACTTATCTTGCAAATTATTTAGGGATGAGCATAGCAACTTTTCCAGATCGCTATTTGGGTGTTCAAATTATGCCAGGTATTGTTCGTTATCGCCATATTTGCAATGTCGTTGAAAAGATTAAAAATCAGCTTGCTGGTTGGAAGgggagattattattttttttttttgataagtcaaaaatgtaCTAA
- the LOC113272820 gene encoding uncharacterized protein LOC113272820 codes for MIESMLSDPNTSNLNQVNKKSFDETVKRRETLNPTTIDVEPALEIPNDFFQEGCKPFQQSFIARLDPTGLKFFEVKKTLEEQWKLGCKFVPMTKGFFIIMLSSEADKEKIRANKWYVKEQALKLIDWYLGLPIELWTEKSLLSMGKSLGSPIVVDQRTLDLEYGYFSAVLVDIDFSKHTHERISLTTGGKKFWQYVDIQNPPMFCFSCNIIGHIDDECKKKAKNKVVSKETKSAGKETTQQTKQVWKVKSNNIENVVEVATTSMLEKNLANNQVVDDQEDLIVQGNVAKQNNAVKAAIAARKVDKSNTKSEVTGKVMEVKSNVNSDLVKSISNPNAVNKQQAVNKQKLEGSSMSDHAGITPVNTRVIIMKIILSA; via the exons atgattgaatctATGCTTTCTGATCCAAACACCTCTAATCTTAATCAGGTTAACAAAAAATCGTTTGATGAAACAGTAAAGAGGCGTGAAACCCTAAACCCAACAACAATTGATGTTGAGCCTGCTCTAGAAATACCTAATGATTTCTTTCAAGAAGGGTGTAAACCTTTTCAACAAAGTTTCATTGCCAGATTGGATCCTACGGGATTAAAGTTCTTTGAAGTTAAAAAAACCCTTGAGGAACAATGGAAATTAGGTTGTAAGTTTGTGCCGATGACTAAGGGTTTTTTCATTATTATGTTATCTAGTGAAGCTGATAAGGAAAAGATACGTGCAAACAAGTGGTATGTTAAAGAACAAGCTTTGAAACTGATTGATTGGTATCTAG GTCTTCCTATTGAATTATGGACTGAGAAATCATTACTTTCAATGGGTAAATCTCTGGGGTCACCAATTGTGGTTGATCAGAGAACCCTAGATCTTGAATATGGTTACTTTTCTGCTGTTTTGGTGGATATTGACTTTTCAAAACACACTCATGAACGCATCTCCCTAACAACAGGTGGTAAGAAGttttggcaatatgttgatatTCAGAATCCTCCAATgttctgtttctcttgtaacatCATTGGGCATATAGATGATGAATGTAAGAAGAAGGCTAAAAACAAAGTTGTTAGTAAGGAAACTAAATCTGCTGGCAAGGAAACTACTCAACAAACAAAACAAGTTTGGAAGGTTAAAAGTAATAATATTGAGAATGTGGTAGAAGTCGCAACAACTTCAATGTTGGAGAAAAATTTAGCTAATAACCAAGTTGTAGATGATCAAGAGGATTTGATAGTTCAAGGCAATGTAGCTAAGCAAAATAACGCAG TTAAAGCAGCTATTGCTGCACGTAAAGTTGATAAATCCAATACAAAATCTGAAGTTACTGGAAAAGTTATGGAAGTTAAGTCCAACGTAAACTCTGATTTGGTAAAGTCCATCTCCAATCCAAATGCCGTGAACAAGCAACAGGCCGTGAACAAACAAAAATTGGAAGGCAGTTCCATGTCAGATCATGCAGGTATTACTCCCGTTAACACTCGGgtcataataatgaagattatcttatcTGCTTAA